From Papilio machaon chromosome 29, ilPapMach1.1, whole genome shotgun sequence, one genomic window encodes:
- the LOC106718764 gene encoding zinc finger protein 729, whose product MSQNPTHYVCDYCSRTFTRKYNLQTHIENYHMNSSCYCEICDQRFGSPAGLQLHLSRGHNRFGQAFPECDICGRIFTRKQNITSHMITVHLQSGRPDIRCHLCEKTFTTERNLKRHKNQLHNPNAEYPICDMCKKVFKSKSALITHIVSTHQHVDKDSLKCQLCSKVYTNNRNLKRHVEMFHGERGEFKCPICPKVYTSNQSLRRHNKTMHNPDSIQFNCQICCKEIYGKENIDEHVILCTQNDVPECKETEITSEPMYNCTNCEKSFNLEPLLRHHVKTEHTFQDFYNYCKKSLLEMMTQTPTKDYICEFCNNTFNSLHELKDHLLFIHEKYYNLSTCNVCFTKFSTNETLLEHRKFCLPPPDVNACEHCDRLFTDIASLEFHMKIFHPQAHLSSSSNDEYTDQSYKCEYCDRVYNNQKSLNHHIKLKHNKEQSFDCHYCGKVCSNKYYLTSHIKIVHSNISCSKCDYCDKWFKSKRNIRRHIEYTHLGMQRHKCIECETLFKEKRSLRKHVRIKHPNSTLFPQCHICYRRFESAKSCKVHLKLIHSFNLSTHPCGLCSISFSSIEALKEHLETNHLAEDEIYKCDECNLLFKGQNKFDQHKEIYHSNLIWSGKRKSVPRCVICMKDFSSRKTLKRHIKKFHNEFDVDDLANYSWLVKITNVDCDECIKIFTDDLKNIHYDKLKESLETIVYKCDTCLTSYNMLEYSVLRHKLNISSRGKMILSEFCTAELSEGEDELNLSQDMEPESTTD is encoded by the coding sequence ATGTCACAGAATCCTACGCACTATGTGTGCGATTACTGCAGCCGAACATTCACTCGTAAATACAATTTGCAAACACACATTGAGAACTATCACATGAATTcatcatgttattgtgaaatcTGCGACCAGAGATTCGGGAGTCCTGCTGGCTTACAACTACATCTGTCACGAGGACACAACAGATTTGGTCAAGCATTTCCAGAATGCGATATCTGCGGACGTATCTTTACAAGAAAGCAAAATATAACATCACATATGATTACAGTTCATTTACAAAGCGGACGACCAGATATCAGATGTCACTTGTGCGAAAAGACGTTCACGACAGAAAGAAATTTGAAGCGACACAAAAATCAATTACACAACCCTAATGCAGAATATCCCATATGTGATATGTGTAAGaaggtatttaaaagtaaatcagCATTAATAACTCATATAGTATCAACACATCAGCACGTTGATAAAGATTCACTCAAATGTCAATTGTGCAGTAaagtttatacaaataatagaaatttGAAAAGACATGTTGAAATGTTTCACGGTGAAAGAGGTGAATTTAAATGTCCAATTTGTCCTAAAGTGTACACGTCTAATCAAAGTTTGAGACgtcataataaaacaatgcaCAATCCAGATTCCATTCAGTTTAATTGTCAAATTTGCTGTAAAGAAATATACGGGAAGGAGAACATAGATGaacatgtaattttatgtactCAAAATGATGTTCCTGAATGCAAAGAAACAGAAATCACATCGGAACCAATGTATAACTGTACCAATTGTGAAAAATCTTTCAATCTAGAACCTCTTTTAAGACATCATGTTAAAACTGAACATACAtttcaagatttttataattactgcAAGAAATCATTACTAGAAATGATGACACAGACGCCTACAAAAGATTATATTTgtgaattttgtaataatacatTCAACAGTTTACATGAATTGAAAGATCATTTGCTCTTTATACATGAGAAATATTACAATCTTTCAACGTGCAATGTatgttttactaaattttccacaaatgaaacattattaGAGCATCGTAAGTTCTGTTTACCTCCACCAGATGTCAACGCTTGTGAACATTGTGATAGATTATTTACTGATATTGCCAGTTTAGAATTTCATATGAAAATTTTTCATCCACAAGCTCATTTATCATCAAGTAGCAATGATGAATATACAGATCAGAGTTATAAATGCGAGTATTGCGATCGTGTTTATAACAATCAGAAATCATTGAACcatcatataaaattaaaacataataaagagCAAAGTTTCGATTGTCATTACTGTGGAAAAGTGtgcagtaataaatattacctaacgtcacatataaaaattgtacacaGTAATATATCATGCTCGAAATGTGATTATTGTGACAAATGGTTTAAATCGAAAAGGAATATTAGAAGACATATTGAATATACACATCTTGGTATGCAACGACACAAATGTATCGAATGTGAAACTCTATTTAAAGAGAAAAGAAGTTTAAGGAAACATGTTAGAATTAAACATCCGAATTCAACATTATTCCCGCAATGTCATATCTGCTATAGAAGATTTGAATCTGCAAAATCTTgtaaagtacatttaaaattgatacactcttttaatttatcaacacATCCGTGTGGTTTGTGTTCAATTTCCTTCAGTTCTATAGAAGCGTTAAAAGAACATTTGGAAACAAATCATTTAGCCGaagatgaaatttataaatgcgatgaATGTAATCTTTTATTCAAAGgtcaaaataaattcgatCAACATAAAGAAATCTatcattcaaatttaatatggaGTGGCAAACGTAAATCTGTACCCCGTTGTGTTATTTGTATGAAAGATTTCAGTTCgagaaaaactttaaaacgaCATATAAAGAAGTTTCATAACGAATTCGATGTTGACGATTTAGCTAATTATTCATGGcttgttaaaataactaatgtaGATTGCGATGAATGCATTAAGATATTCAcggatgatttaaaaaatatacactatGATAAATTGAAGGAATCTTTAGAAacaattgtatacaaatgtgATACATGTTTAACATCGTATAATATGTTAGAATACTCTGTATTaagacataaattaaatatatcatctAGGGGTAAGATgattttgagtgaattttgtacAGCAGAGTTAAGTGAAGGTGAGGATGAATTGAACTTGTCACAAGATATGGAACCGGAGAGCACAACCGACTGA
- the LOC106712894 gene encoding zinc finger protein 709 isoform X2 encodes MGLNFDTFQERISDSEDDIPLIAIGSRKIKKNTKTIKKRRNKDCKVDAKEIELTEEEQRLELLERATSDNYLKSPYKCEKCYKGFVDPQAFTNHMEKHEKSSGPYECIICKLRYTSSRQLRAHVASAHARRYSCTKCPHRSHTRHQARDHEKWHNGYTYPCRICGQKFQKPTSFLTHMRKNHSEHVCVRCGDSFVGRHGLLMHISKTHRREQEKENSEDSAAERFCSDCNIQFLNLNAWKKHVLTSYKHTMRNDNSNCNICGVAVTSENRGSHMRNHMRELRPSVPAPEVPATPALQCSQCEGQFISRSRLQAHVRRVHLGLKYDKNVVCEMCGKKCTSAAGLRYHQRVHTGERPYSCALCPARFAHRARLRVHARTHSGDRPYACHTCDKRFTQKPALNRHYRVHSGARPYACTQCTKCFSQSNSLKLHVRTVHLKLPHVRKKDNGQQ; translated from the exons ATGGGGTTAAATTTTGATACATTCCAAGAAAGGATTTCCGATTCAGAAGATGATATACCTCTGATTGCTATCGGTTCAagaaagataaagaaaaatacaaaaacaataaaaaaaaggagaaataaagattgtaaag TGGATGcaaaagaaattgaattaaCTGAAGAGGAACAAAGACTGGAATTACTTGAGCGAGCAACTTcggataattatttaaaatctccATACAAATGTGAGAAATGTTACAAAGGTTTTGTTGATCCACAGGCTTTTACTAATCATATGGAGAAACATGAAAAA agTAGTGGCCCATAtgaatgtataatttgtaaacttAGATATACAAGTAGTAGACAGTTGCGAGCACATGTTGCCTCTGCACATGCACGTCGGTATTCCTGTACAAAATGCCCTCATCGTTCCCATACGAG acATCAAGCCAGAGATCATGAGAAATGGCACAACGGATATACATATCCTTGTAGGATATGCGGACAGAAGTTTCA aaaacCTACATCTTTTTTAACTCATATGCGTAAGAATCATTCAGAACATGTTTGTGTGAGATGTGGTGATAGTTTTGTTGGAAGACATGGACTTTTGATGCACATCAGTAAAACACATAGACGTGAACAg GAGAAAGAGAATTCTGAAGATTCAGCAGCAGAAAGATTCTGTTCTGATTGCAACatacagtttttaaatttaaatgcatgGAAGAAACATGTATTGACgtcatacaaacatacaatgaGAAATGATAacag taattgtaatatttgcgGTGTAGCTGTGACGTCAGAGAATCGAGGTTCACATATGCGTAACCATATGAGGGAGCTTCGCCCCTCAGTACCAGCACCCGAAGTCCCCGCAACACCAGCACTGCAATGCTCACag TGCGAAGGTCAATTTATATCTCGATCCAGACTTCAAGCTCACGTGAGACGTGTTCATCTCGGACTCAAGTACGATAAGAATGTTGTCTGTGAGATGTGCGGCAAGAAATGTACC TCAGCAGCAGGTCTTCGTTACCACCAGCGAGTACACACTGGTGAGAGGCCATACTCATGCGCACTCTGTCCTGCGCGCTTCGCACATCGCGCACGACTGCGTGTACATGCGCGTACACATTCCGGCGACAGACCTTACGCATGTCATACATGTGATAAACGATTCACGCAAAAACCAGCACTCAATAGACATTATAGA GTCCATTCAGGTGCGAGACCGTACGCTTGTACGCaatgtacaaaatgttttagtcAATCCAACTCTCTCAAGTTACATGTACGTACTGTACACCTCAAGTTGCCACACGTCAGGAAGAAAGATAACGGCCAGCAATAA
- the LOC106712894 gene encoding zinc finger protein 709 isoform X1: protein MGLNFDTFQERISDSEDDIPLIAIGSRKIKKNTKTIKKRRNKDCKDKVDAKEIELTEEEQRLELLERATSDNYLKSPYKCEKCYKGFVDPQAFTNHMEKHEKSSGPYECIICKLRYTSSRQLRAHVASAHARRYSCTKCPHRSHTRHQARDHEKWHNGYTYPCRICGQKFQKPTSFLTHMRKNHSEHVCVRCGDSFVGRHGLLMHISKTHRREQEKENSEDSAAERFCSDCNIQFLNLNAWKKHVLTSYKHTMRNDNSNCNICGVAVTSENRGSHMRNHMRELRPSVPAPEVPATPALQCSQCEGQFISRSRLQAHVRRVHLGLKYDKNVVCEMCGKKCTSAAGLRYHQRVHTGERPYSCALCPARFAHRARLRVHARTHSGDRPYACHTCDKRFTQKPALNRHYRVHSGARPYACTQCTKCFSQSNSLKLHVRTVHLKLPHVRKKDNGQQ, encoded by the exons ATGGGGTTAAATTTTGATACATTCCAAGAAAGGATTTCCGATTCAGAAGATGATATACCTCTGATTGCTATCGGTTCAagaaagataaagaaaaatacaaaaacaataaaaaaaaggagaaataaagattgtaaag ATAAAGTGGATGcaaaagaaattgaattaaCTGAAGAGGAACAAAGACTGGAATTACTTGAGCGAGCAACTTcggataattatttaaaatctccATACAAATGTGAGAAATGTTACAAAGGTTTTGTTGATCCACAGGCTTTTACTAATCATATGGAGAAACATGAAAAA agTAGTGGCCCATAtgaatgtataatttgtaaacttAGATATACAAGTAGTAGACAGTTGCGAGCACATGTTGCCTCTGCACATGCACGTCGGTATTCCTGTACAAAATGCCCTCATCGTTCCCATACGAG acATCAAGCCAGAGATCATGAGAAATGGCACAACGGATATACATATCCTTGTAGGATATGCGGACAGAAGTTTCA aaaacCTACATCTTTTTTAACTCATATGCGTAAGAATCATTCAGAACATGTTTGTGTGAGATGTGGTGATAGTTTTGTTGGAAGACATGGACTTTTGATGCACATCAGTAAAACACATAGACGTGAACAg GAGAAAGAGAATTCTGAAGATTCAGCAGCAGAAAGATTCTGTTCTGATTGCAACatacagtttttaaatttaaatgcatgGAAGAAACATGTATTGACgtcatacaaacatacaatgaGAAATGATAacag taattgtaatatttgcgGTGTAGCTGTGACGTCAGAGAATCGAGGTTCACATATGCGTAACCATATGAGGGAGCTTCGCCCCTCAGTACCAGCACCCGAAGTCCCCGCAACACCAGCACTGCAATGCTCACag TGCGAAGGTCAATTTATATCTCGATCCAGACTTCAAGCTCACGTGAGACGTGTTCATCTCGGACTCAAGTACGATAAGAATGTTGTCTGTGAGATGTGCGGCAAGAAATGTACC TCAGCAGCAGGTCTTCGTTACCACCAGCGAGTACACACTGGTGAGAGGCCATACTCATGCGCACTCTGTCCTGCGCGCTTCGCACATCGCGCACGACTGCGTGTACATGCGCGTACACATTCCGGCGACAGACCTTACGCATGTCATACATGTGATAAACGATTCACGCAAAAACCAGCACTCAATAGACATTATAGA GTCCATTCAGGTGCGAGACCGTACGCTTGTACGCaatgtacaaaatgttttagtcAATCCAACTCTCTCAAGTTACATGTACGTACTGTACACCTCAAGTTGCCACACGTCAGGAAGAAAGATAACGGCCAGCAATAA